GTTGTTGATCGTGGTACTTATATCCGTAATCGATATTCCTACGTATAGTAAATTCCTCTTAATCGCTCTATTCATGGGCTCCCTGCTCTATTACAGACGGAGTGTCATCTTCTACATCAGGGCAAACAGCAAGATCACCAGCAAGAATGAGGCAGACTGGCAGTATGCTTGGCCCCTCTACCGAAAGGCCATCAAGGCAGGATTACAGAAACCCTTTGTCATTACTGCAGCAAGCATGTTCCTCCAACGTGGCGATGCAGAGGAAGGCAAGCAGATCATTGAAGACTACTTTGCCTCTGAAAAGGGACGAAATGAAAATCTTGACAATGTAGCAAAGACCATGGTCAGTATGGCTTATTGGATGGATGGGGATCTTGAGAAAGCAATTGAATGTGTTAGGGAAGTCCACGAGAGTGGATACCAGGATAAGAACCTATTCATCAACTACACCACCTATGCATTGGCTGCCGGTGATCTTGACAAAGCTGAAGAGTTGCTTGAAGAAGCAGGACAGCTGGAAGAGAGTAGCCCAGGCATCAGGGACAGCCGTGGCTGGTTGCTTCTCCTCCGCGGGAACTGGGAAGAAGCAGATATACTGTTCAAGGAACTCATTGAGAAGGGCCCTCGTTTCCCAGAACCCTATGTACATCATGCTCAGGTAAAAATACACTTTGGGCAAGTGGGCGAAGCAATTGAACTGCTTAAAAAGGCATTGGATGCCCGCTACGCAAATACCTCTGGTTTCAGCAAGGAAATTATCCAGGAAATGATAGATGGCTTGGAAAACCCAGAGACCAGAAGAAAGTGTGCCATGGAGATAGAAAAGGACACTGCTTCAGTAGCACTGGGAAAGAAGCCTGCATCAATCGACCAAGTATTCCCCCCAGAGGAGGGATATGTGCTTGAGGGGTTCGCAAAACCTAGAAAACAGAAGAAAAGCGCCCCCAAACAGCAGAAGAACGTGCTGGTTGAGAGCGATGACAGAACTCCCAATACAGACCTCACAGAAGAGGACTTGGAGTATATCAGAAAGCACAACCTTGAGTAGCGCTAGCGATCAAACTTGTAACTGGGCTTGGAGCGGATCGGACAGAGGATAAGGAAGCAAAGATAACGAAATATCTGAGCTGACACGAACAAAGTCCATCAGTCCGATAGGCCCAAGCAAAGATTTACATGTTACAGATCAGAACACCATGTTGAAATAGAAGCCCCAAACCAGGGTATTCACCTTCTGATCCCAGCCTCCGTAGATGGTCAACGGCAGTGAACGGATTCCCAAAAGGGAGATATCAGTGTGTAGCTCCAAGCCAAGGGAGAGATAGGGAGCAAAGGTATTCCGGTTCCAGAGCAAATCCGTATAGATGGCAACAGAGCTGTTGTTGAAGATGAACAACTCTGCCATCGTGGGGTCGAATCCACTCGGCCGGTACCCTATCGATATCCCCAATCCCACCAGATGATTCGCTGTGTTGCTGCTGAGTGTCAGATCATGTCCCTGGCTCTTGATCTGGGAGTCAGTAGTTCTGAACCCATCCGAGAAAAAGAAAGGAACATCCCCCTGTCCATCCAGTGAAAATCGCCCAAAGGTATTCACGGTAGCAAACAGGTCGAGGTTCTGGTGAAGTATTTCCGTTGTTCCTCGAGCTGCAACAAATGAGCGTACTTCTGAGAAGTCTCCCAACATTTGGAATGAGAGGGAGAGTGCTGAATCGTTGAATGCCCATACTCCATCATTCGCTGGATACAGCCCCCCCTTTGCAATGATAGAGTAGAGGAAGGTATGACCGTTAAAGAAATCGACATGGTCACTATCCTCAAAATTGTTTATCTGCTCATAGGATTGCAGCAAGCTGATTCTCAGCTTCTCATCAAAGGCGAAGATCCTTCCCTCTAGGTCAACTCCACTGGAAATAATAGGTGCCACGTTCGCAATATCGAACATGAAGGAGCTGTAGAGGGAGAGGCGTAGATGCTTGAGGAAGGTGTAGTCAAACTGAGCACGAATTGCAGGGGCAGCAGAAAAACGGTCATTGCTCCGGAAGTCAAAGGAGTATCCTGGGTTGACACTCACCGATATGTCATCTTTCCGATAGATGAATTTCAAACCGATGGTTGTATCATCCTTGAGCGCAGAAGTATCTTCCTTGAGATAATCACTATCCAAGCCCAATCCAAACAGCTCGGAAGGAATATTCAAGGGAACATGCTGGTAGAGACCATAGAGGTTGGAGCTCTCTTTCATGCTTGATGCCAAGTCATTGCGTTTCTCCGAGAGCTCAGGGGAAACCGAATTCTTATGCAAGGTGGACAATTGCTCCTCGCGTTCACTAGCGGAGCGATACCCTTGCTCGACCAGATATTCCACACGGTCGAACTCCATGAACGAGACATCCTCTACGGCACAACGAATCCAAACAACATCCGGGAGGGCCTTCTTGAGCTCTTCCACCCCTTTTCTTCGCTTGCCGATATCGATGGAAACATTGAGC
This sequence is a window from uncultured Sphaerochaeta sp.. Protein-coding genes within it:
- a CDS encoding pilus assembly protein PilF, yielding MNRKKNLGLWITLLIVVLISVIDIPTYSKFLLIALFMGSLLYYRRSVIFYIRANSKITSKNEADWQYAWPLYRKAIKAGLQKPFVITAASMFLQRGDAEEGKQIIEDYFASEKGRNENLDNVAKTMVSMAYWMDGDLEKAIECVREVHESGYQDKNLFINYTTYALAAGDLDKAEELLEEAGQLEESSPGIRDSRGWLLLLRGNWEEADILFKELIEKGPRFPEPYVHHAQVKIHFGQVGEAIELLKKALDARYANTSGFSKEIIQEMIDGLENPETRRKCAMEIEKDTASVALGKKPASIDQVFPPEEGYVLEGFAKPRKQKKSAPKQQKNVLVESDDRTPNTDLTEEDLEYIRKHNLE
- a CDS encoding patatin-like phospholipase family protein: MKTFKKLLIMALLICMALSSLAAADEADDILLSDVPISYGDEMFRERILARTQGERSPVGLVLSGGSARAFAHIGVLKYLEEQDIVPDFIISNSMGSIVGLLYAAGLSPDQILESVTSVNLQSMFDLTLPVSGGMLDSSRFLAKVASIVGSDLQLETLPIPIIVVTEDLVTKRQVTISEGDFFTVLQASYALPVYFPPVEYRGHLLIDGGITNLAPVDLAYTYADSVIVSTTFYDIDTLNLKNPLTVLNVSIDIGKRRKGVEELKKALPDVVWIRCAVEDVSFMEFDRVEYLVEQGYRSASEREEQLSTLHKNSVSPELSEKRNDLASSMKESSNLYGLYQHVPLNIPSELFGLGLDSDYLKEDTSALKDDTTIGLKFIYRKDDISVSVNPGYSFDFRSNDRFSAAPAIRAQFDYTFLKHLRLSLYSSFMFDIANVAPIISSGVDLEGRIFAFDEKLRISLLQSYEQINNFEDSDHVDFFNGHTFLYSIIAKGGLYPANDGVWAFNDSALSLSFQMLGDFSEVRSFVAARGTTEILHQNLDLFATVNTFGRFSLDGQGDVPFFFSDGFRTTDSQIKSQGHDLTLSSNTANHLVGLGISIGYRPSGFDPTMAELFIFNNSSVAIYTDLLWNRNTFAPYLSLGLELHTDISLLGIRSLPLTIYGGWDQKVNTLVWGFYFNMVF